One part of the Marinobacter sp. M3C genome encodes these proteins:
- a CDS encoding AEC family transporter, with protein MAAALALFFKLTPLYVTVVLGWLAGRYLQVSGRHIAGMMLYVVTPSIVFSGVMAAPLSTEIILLPFLVFGFCCFLGITHQALARRWIGDSSAALMPLCVGSPNGGYFGVPVALLLFGEEGLAIYIVCVLGTSLYESSVGFYLAARGRYSVSDALKRVARLPSVYAFALAVMLNLSGVDIPLVFEPLFDNLRGTYSILGMMIIGMSISSFRGLAGDLRFTALAFFGKFVSWPLLASAFWWLDATHMGIYSDAVHKAIFLISITPIAANTVIIATMLDTSVKQAAGTVLLSTVVALITIPLMVALAF; from the coding sequence ATGGCAGCGGCGTTGGCGCTCTTCTTCAAATTGACACCGCTCTACGTCACTGTGGTACTAGGTTGGCTGGCCGGGCGCTATTTACAAGTCAGTGGCCGCCATATCGCCGGGATGATGCTGTATGTCGTAACGCCGTCTATCGTGTTTTCCGGCGTGATGGCGGCACCCTTGTCCACCGAAATCATTTTATTGCCGTTTCTGGTTTTCGGTTTTTGCTGTTTTCTGGGTATTACCCACCAGGCATTGGCCCGGCGCTGGATTGGCGACAGCAGCGCTGCGCTTATGCCCCTGTGCGTTGGCAGCCCTAATGGCGGGTATTTTGGCGTACCAGTGGCGCTGCTGCTGTTCGGCGAAGAAGGGCTGGCAATTTACATTGTGTGCGTGCTGGGTACGTCGCTGTACGAAAGCTCGGTGGGTTTTTATCTGGCGGCCCGGGGCCGTTACAGCGTGTCTGATGCGCTTAAAAGGGTTGCACGGTTGCCGTCTGTGTATGCGTTTGCGCTGGCGGTAATGCTGAATCTGTCGGGCGTTGATATTCCGCTGGTGTTCGAACCGCTGTTCGATAATTTGCGCGGCACCTACAGCATTCTGGGTATGATGATTATTGGTATGAGCATATCCAGCTTTCGTGGGCTGGCGGGCGACCTGCGTTTCACTGCTCTGGCATTTTTCGGCAAGTTTGTATCCTGGCCGTTACTGGCCAGTGCCTTCTGGTGGCTGGATGCGACCCATATGGGGATCTATTCAGATGCCGTGCATAAAGCCATTTTCCTGATTTCCATCACTCCGATTGCGGCCAATACGGTGATAATCGCCACCATGCTGGACACATCGGTAAAACAGGCCGCCGGTACAGTGCTGTTGTCTACGGTAGTGGCCCTGATAACCATTCCGTTAATGGTGGCGCTGGCGTTTTAG
- a CDS encoding BCCT family transporter — MLNRLQRLLGLQTIPGVFVTSAGIAVLFVALAIPFDEAVAGFFGGLTAWVARNLGWFYIATVSFLLVFLLGLAFSRFGSIRLGADDSRPDYSNLTWFTMLFAAGIGTILMFWGVAEPVSHFANPPFSDVLPGSDRAARDAMTISLYHFGLHTWTIFAMPGLAIAYFAYRHHLPMRISSLFYPVLGDRINGPLGWAVDVIAVLGTLFGVATSLGLGTLQLNSGLNYLLGVPVSGSVQVMLIAVIASIAAVSVALGLDKGVRRLSQLNIVLAATLVIFVAVAGPTVFIAEGMVQSVGDYLDALPWLAFWTETFSETDWQRNWTLFYWAWTISWAPYVGIFIARISRGRTIREFIAGVLLAPTVFTLVWFGVFGLSAIHVEMNGQVALAAQVEQNPAVAIFAFLQALPFAQFSSSLSIIIIVIFFTTSSDSASLVIDMLTRRDDQPSLVRQRIFWAAAQGVVAASLLLAGGLDALQNVITALGLPFCILLIFMAVSLFRALRADSRGYSVDELVQGRAYAPVSSNKDVKQEHHDVS; from the coding sequence GTGCTAAACCGGCTGCAGCGTCTGCTGGGATTGCAGACCATTCCGGGGGTGTTCGTTACCTCGGCAGGTATTGCCGTGTTGTTTGTGGCTTTGGCTATTCCTTTTGATGAGGCGGTCGCAGGTTTCTTTGGTGGCCTGACGGCCTGGGTTGCGCGCAATCTGGGATGGTTTTACATCGCCACCGTCAGTTTTTTGCTGGTGTTTCTGCTAGGTCTGGCGTTTAGCCGCTTCGGCTCGATTCGCCTGGGTGCAGACGACTCGCGGCCGGATTACTCCAATCTGACCTGGTTCACCATGCTGTTTGCCGCCGGTATTGGCACCATCTTAATGTTCTGGGGCGTAGCCGAGCCGGTGTCGCATTTTGCCAATCCGCCATTTTCGGATGTGCTCCCGGGCAGTGACCGTGCCGCCCGCGATGCGATGACCATTTCCTTGTACCACTTCGGGCTTCACACCTGGACGATTTTCGCCATGCCCGGCCTCGCCATCGCCTATTTTGCTTATCGCCATCACTTGCCCATGCGCATCAGCAGTCTGTTCTATCCGGTTTTAGGTGACCGAATAAACGGGCCTTTGGGCTGGGCGGTGGATGTCATTGCGGTGCTGGGCACTTTGTTCGGGGTAGCAACATCTTTAGGCCTGGGCACCTTGCAGTTGAACAGCGGTTTGAATTACCTGCTGGGCGTGCCGGTGTCCGGTTCTGTACAGGTGATGTTAATTGCGGTAATTGCCAGTATTGCCGCGGTGTCGGTGGCCTTGGGGCTGGATAAGGGCGTACGTCGCCTGTCGCAGCTGAACATCGTGCTAGCTGCCACGCTGGTGATTTTTGTGGCGGTGGCGGGGCCAACCGTGTTTATAGCGGAAGGCATGGTGCAAAGCGTAGGTGACTATTTAGACGCTTTGCCATGGCTGGCGTTCTGGACCGAAACCTTCAGCGAAACCGACTGGCAACGCAACTGGACTTTGTTTTACTGGGCCTGGACCATTTCTTGGGCGCCCTATGTGGGCATCTTTATTGCGCGAATTTCCCGCGGCCGCACCATCCGCGAATTCATTGCGGGCGTGTTGCTCGCCCCCACGGTGTTCACCCTGGTGTGGTTTGGGGTGTTTGGTTTGTCGGCCATCCACGTAGAGATGAACGGCCAGGTCGCGTTGGCCGCGCAGGTTGAGCAAAACCCGGCCGTCGCCATTTTTGCTTTTTTGCAAGCTCTGCCCTTTGCGCAGTTTTCATCATCGCTGAGCATCATCATTATCGTGATTTTTTTCACCACCTCGTCAGATTCCGCATCGCTGGTGATTGATATGCTGACCCGCCGTGACGATCAGCCATCGCTGGTGCGCCAGCGCATATTCTGGGCTGCAGCCCAAGGCGTGGTGGCGGCAAGCCTACTGCTGGCAGGGGGGTTAGATGCGTTGCAGAATGTGATTACGGCGCTGGGATTGCCGTTCTGCATTTTGCTGATTTTTATGGCGGTGTCGCTGTTCAGAGCGTTGCGCGCAGACAGCCGCGGTTATTCGGTTGATGAACTGGTGCAAGGCCGTGCCTATGCGCCTGTGTCATCTAACAAAGACGTTAAACAGGAGCATCACGATGTTTCATAA
- a CDS encoding cytochrome c oxidase assembly protein, producing MNGVNALLPYDFSPLTIASYALVLALYGVALLRMPDSERPGPGRIVTFVVGVMLCYAVMQTAFDYYSQYMFFVHRGQHLVLHHLGPFLIALSNPLPVMRFWGRKIPRSALPWLAPVRLSYRVLQHPVVAPVLFVGLVYFWLSPSIHFDAMLSRQLYWVMNWSMLLDGLLFWWLIFDPRSPHITRALGYGKRILLLAVVAVPQMLLGAWIVFSRGMVYDVYEVCGRAWPLAPETDQLLGGLLTWIPPAMMSVLGILIILRRAMYEDGRYPKQAAALAQPSGHMNT from the coding sequence ATGAACGGCGTTAATGCCCTGCTGCCTTACGATTTTTCACCCCTGACCATCGCCAGTTATGCGCTCGTGTTGGCGCTTTATGGCGTGGCGCTTCTACGCATGCCCGATAGCGAACGTCCCGGCCCCGGGCGCATTGTCACCTTCGTGGTCGGCGTGATGTTGTGTTACGCGGTGATGCAAACCGCTTTCGATTACTATTCCCAATACATGTTTTTTGTACATCGGGGCCAGCATCTGGTTCTACACCACCTGGGCCCGTTTCTGATCGCCCTGTCTAACCCGTTACCGGTAATGCGTTTCTGGGGCCGAAAAATCCCCCGCAGCGCGCTGCCGTGGCTAGCGCCCGTGCGGCTTAGCTACCGCGTTTTACAACACCCGGTCGTAGCGCCAGTGTTGTTCGTGGGCCTGGTTTATTTCTGGCTGTCGCCCAGCATCCACTTCGACGCCATGCTAAGCCGCCAGCTGTACTGGGTCATGAACTGGAGCATGCTGTTAGATGGCCTGCTGTTCTGGTGGCTGATCTTCGATCCCCGCTCTCCTCACATCACCCGGGCCCTAGGCTACGGCAAACGTATACTTCTTCTGGCAGTGGTGGCGGTTCCGCAAATGCTGCTAGGCGCCTGGATCGTGTTTTCACGGGGCATGGTGTACGACGTTTACGAGGTGTGCGGCCGTGCCTGGCCGCTGGCGCCAGAGACCGACCAGCTACTTGGCGGCTTGCTGACCTGGATTCCGCCAGCGATGATGAGCGTGCTGGGTATTCTGATTATTTTACGGCGGGCCATGTACGAAGATGGCCGTTACCCAAAACAGGCCGCAGCGCTGGCCCAACCATCAGGGCACATGAACACCTGA
- a CDS encoding Crp/Fnr family transcriptional regulator: MNSIFLPDMSSPPCLLSEQHPDMVKMPHTPPETILLNSLSRVFGIRLSDNKTASESLLLSGLARLFSVRRIDAETVMEKHDRPWANVYLIQYGVLRMFRETASGKVAIHHFFSEGDIIWPVFGRSRTVRNTLCLNSSMPVTAWVADFAAFRSEVQSHGEGQWPKFALALTEELAELASMREFRKHTMPASERYALMQEEYPELTKRVPDNQLAAWLGVVPATFSRLKSAASGHRKNS; encoded by the coding sequence ATGAACAGTATTTTTCTGCCCGATATGTCCTCACCGCCTTGCCTGTTGTCGGAGCAACATCCGGATATGGTTAAGATGCCGCACACGCCCCCCGAAACGATTTTGCTTAACAGCTTGAGCCGGGTTTTTGGAATCCGCCTGAGCGACAACAAGACGGCGTCAGAAAGCCTGCTTCTGAGTGGTTTGGCCCGCTTATTCAGCGTGCGCAGAATCGATGCTGAAACTGTGATGGAAAAACACGACCGCCCTTGGGCCAATGTTTATCTGATTCAGTACGGCGTGTTGCGTATGTTTCGCGAAACCGCAAGCGGTAAGGTAGCCATTCATCATTTTTTTTCGGAAGGCGATATTATCTGGCCGGTATTCGGTCGCAGCCGCACCGTACGGAATACCCTATGCCTGAACAGCAGTATGCCGGTCACCGCGTGGGTAGCAGATTTCGCCGCATTCCGCTCGGAAGTGCAAAGCCACGGAGAAGGCCAATGGCCCAAATTTGCGCTGGCATTGACAGAAGAGCTGGCCGAATTAGCCAGTATGCGCGAGTTTCGAAAACACACCATGCCCGCAAGCGAGCGCTATGCGCTGATGCAGGAAGAGTACCCGGAGCTCACAAAACGGGTGCCAGACAACCAGTTAGCTGCCTGGCTCGGGGTTGTACCCGCTACCTTCTCGCGCCTGAAAAGCGCGGCGTCAGGTCACCGTAAAAACAGCTAG
- a CDS encoding universal stress protein: protein MFHKIVLAIDTEDDDEAKRTLAEGVRLLAEGGELHLASVFSSGGAGFFPHVSDDTPEDREKVVRNKLNLLARKYLPMNQAAHLHVMCGTPSEKLVALAAQAEVDLLLLVSRGPGGLWPLRRATVEYVTVNAPCAVLVMPFVAVAQSVEASSNPSGNEEAEENR from the coding sequence ATGTTTCATAAAATAGTGTTGGCGATTGACACCGAAGACGACGACGAAGCCAAACGCACTCTGGCTGAAGGCGTTCGCTTGCTGGCCGAGGGCGGCGAGCTGCACCTGGCCAGCGTGTTCAGCTCGGGCGGGGCAGGATTTTTTCCTCACGTGAGTGACGATACTCCGGAAGACCGCGAGAAGGTGGTGCGGAACAAACTGAACCTGCTGGCGCGCAAATACCTGCCGATGAACCAGGCTGCGCATTTACACGTGATGTGCGGCACACCCTCGGAAAAGCTGGTGGCCCTGGCGGCACAGGCTGAGGTCGATTTGTTGCTATTGGTGTCCCGCGGCCCGGGGGGACTCTGGCCGCTGCGCAGGGCGACGGTGGAATACGTTACCGTGAATGCGCCCTGCGCAGTATTGGTCATGCCGTTTGTAGCTGTGGCCCAAAGCGTCGAGGCCAGCAGTAATCCGTCAGGCAATGAAGAGGCTGAAGAAAACCGCTGA
- a CDS encoding SCO family protein — protein MPTFIAGTRIAALIALLLATFALVGCDQSVREWHGKDISNLMPPLEFELIDTQGEAINASDSEGQVRLVFFGFTHCPDICPTTLARLSQAVGKLPENERERVTIMFVSVDPNRDTPEQIAAYTRFYGDRIAGVTGSEPQLRQLVKRYRTTFGYDEPDENNNYNVSHSAGVYVFDTRGKARLLLRPDLTVAQIRDDISALAQERRS, from the coding sequence ATGCCGACTTTTATTGCAGGTACAAGAATCGCCGCTCTGATCGCGCTATTGCTCGCTACCTTCGCCCTGGTGGGTTGTGATCAGAGCGTCCGTGAATGGCACGGCAAAGACATCAGCAATTTAATGCCGCCTTTGGAATTCGAGCTTATAGACACTCAAGGCGAGGCTATAAACGCCAGCGACTCTGAGGGCCAGGTGCGATTGGTGTTTTTTGGCTTCACCCATTGCCCGGACATTTGCCCCACCACGCTGGCACGGCTATCCCAAGCCGTAGGCAAACTGCCGGAAAACGAACGTGAACGGGTAACCATTATGTTTGTCAGCGTAGACCCGAACCGCGACACACCCGAACAAATTGCCGCCTACACCCGTTTCTACGGTGACCGGATTGCCGGCGTGACCGGCAGCGAGCCTCAGCTACGGCAGCTGGTAAAGCGCTATCGCACCACCTTCGGTTACGACGAGCCGGATGAGAACAACAATTACAATGTGTCTCACAGCGCCGGTGTGTATGTGTTCGATACTCGTGGCAAGGCGCGGCTGTTGCTAAGGCCCGACCTGACCGTGGCGCAAATTCGTGATGACATTAGCGCGCTGGCCCAAGAGCGCCGCTCCTGA
- a CDS encoding cation diffusion facilitator family transporter, protein MHNHNHEHSHSHGHSHADHFNTHNRAFAIAVALNLGFVIIEAVFGVLSGSLALLADAGHNLSDVLGLLMAWIASWLAGRKTTERNTYGLKKTTILAALFNALFLIAAVGGIAWEAIRRFGDPAEVAGMTVIVVAGIGVLINGVTMLLFLKGQKGDLNIRGAFLHMAADTVVSVGVVVAGVLIMATGANWIDPVVSLVIAAVIFIGTWQLLKDSISLAIDAVPRTINPANVADALSRLPGVESVHHLHIWALSTTGNALTVHLVKPDSRDDDDIIQQANRMLAQDFNIAHVTIQWERNHSRCPNKIDDDVDAGAGT, encoded by the coding sequence ATGCACAATCACAATCATGAGCACAGCCACAGTCATGGCCACAGCCACGCCGACCATTTCAACACTCACAATCGCGCCTTCGCCATAGCCGTTGCGCTGAATCTGGGGTTTGTGATTATCGAGGCGGTATTTGGCGTGCTGTCCGGGTCACTGGCCTTGCTGGCGGATGCCGGGCACAACCTGAGTGACGTGCTGGGCTTGCTCATGGCCTGGATTGCCAGTTGGCTGGCCGGGCGTAAAACAACCGAACGCAACACCTATGGCTTGAAGAAAACCACCATTCTGGCGGCCCTGTTCAACGCGCTGTTTCTGATTGCTGCAGTGGGCGGTATAGCCTGGGAGGCCATACGCCGCTTTGGCGACCCGGCCGAAGTGGCTGGCATGACCGTCATCGTTGTGGCGGGCATTGGCGTGCTGATTAACGGTGTGACCATGCTGCTGTTTTTGAAGGGCCAGAAAGGCGACCTGAATATACGCGGCGCATTTCTGCACATGGCAGCAGATACCGTGGTATCTGTAGGCGTGGTGGTTGCGGGCGTGCTGATCATGGCGACCGGCGCAAACTGGATTGACCCGGTGGTCAGCCTGGTGATTGCCGCGGTGATCTTCATCGGCACCTGGCAACTGCTGAAGGATTCTATCAGCCTGGCCATAGACGCGGTTCCGCGGACTATAAACCCGGCCAACGTTGCCGACGCTCTCAGCCGCTTACCCGGCGTGGAGTCTGTGCATCATTTGCATATATGGGCTTTAAGCACCACCGGAAACGCGCTGACCGTGCATCTGGTAAAACCCGACAGTCGCGACGATGACGATATTATCCAACAAGCCAACCGCATGTTGGCGCAGGATTTCAATATTGCTCACGTTACCATTCAATGGGAACGCAACCACAGCCGCTGCCCCAACAAGATTGATGACGATGTTGACGCCGGAGCCGGCACCTAA